The window GCAAGCAGCTCCGCCAATTGAATGATCCGTTCCTTCGTGACACCTGAAGAGTTAATGATGTCAACCCATGATTGCTGTTGGACATGTGTTTTTAAATCGATGTAGCCGTTTACGTGTTCTTGAACGAATTCGTGGTTAATTGCCGAACCTTTCCTGGTTTCATCCATTTCAAACCAATGCTTTATAATCCCGTGCATAAAGGCAATATCCCCGCCGATATTCACTTGGTAGAAATCATCAGCAAGCTTTGTACCGAAAAGTGCGGATTCAGGATTGGAAGGAATCCAGTATTTATCCATTGCTGGCTCCCGGTAAGGATTCACAACAATAATTTTAGTGCCTTTTTTCTTAGCTTCAAGCATGTATTTGGAAGATACAGGTGAACTGTTAGAGGCAACACTTCCCCAGAAAACAAGTACATCGGTTCCAATCCAATCAAGGTAATTGGCCGTTGAAGCCCCGACGCCGATGGAACGCTTCATGGCCGTCTTTGAAGGGGAATGGCAAATTCGGCTGGCGTTGTCGATATTGTTTGTCCCAAGGAATCGTGATACTTTCCCCGCAACATAATACGATTCATTGGTAATGCCGCGTGCAGTCAGATAAAACGCAAATTGTTTCGGATCGAGCTTCTTCATTTTCTCAGCTATCATATCCATTGCTTCATTCCAGGTCAATCGTGAGAACTTGCGCTCACCTTTCCTGCGAATCATCGGATAAGGAATCCTGCCAAGCTTGCGGAGCTCGGGGCTGCTGTATTTCCTTAGTTCATCAATATCGGCATGAAGGATTTCCGGTTTAATCGCACCGATTGTATTCAAGCGGAGGACATTCAATCTTGTTGTACAAATATGCGGGCCTGCCAATGTCTGATCCTGAAGCCCGGAAACACCTAGCGCGCAGCCATCACAAACACCTTTTGTCAGGATATTCGTGGCATACCCAAAATTGTCGCGATTGTCCCATAGTGTTTTAACAGTATCACGTATATGTTTCGGCTTTACTTTGCCAAGCCCGAAAGGAATGGGACTAACCCAATGTTCCGGTGCCGGCCTTGCCGATGTTTTCTGAGGTCCTGGATGTTTCGTTTTTCCCATATAAAACACTCCTATTTAAATCAATAAAGCCTTTCTGAAAAGAAAAACCACCGAAAACCCAGAAATTCCATAGAATTCTCAGGTGAACGGTGGTTAGTCTTTAGCAGGAACGCTGCCAAGTGCCATACCATCAATTTAATTACAAAACTTTTTTTGGATGTCTTGGTCAAAAACAAAAACTGACATTCCAAAGTCACGGTCGATATCAATATCTACGAACAACTCAACAAAATTGCAGCCAAGAAATTCTTCCATTTCCACCGGAGGGTTTTTGCGATACATGTCTTTCACCATTTCAGTTCTAGCCGATCGCAATGCCTGTTTTCCCTCGTTGGCAGATGCAATAAATTTTTCCACTGGTGAAAGGTTGCCTTCCATTTCACAAATGGCCCAGTTTTTGCAGAAAGTAGTCGTGATTTTACTTGGTCCCTTTCCCATATGCTTCTTCCGAAAGGAACGAACTAGATTGCTAAACTCCGCTTCGTATTTATTCATAATTTCCCCCTGCTCTAGAGGCATCTAATGATTGGTATTTTACCACATCCAGCCCCTATCGAAAAGAAATCAAGAAGCGAGCTTTTGTTGCTCGTTTTGTTTGCTCAACTTGCGAATGTCAAATCGGATAACGATTGATACGGCAAGTGCAACGACAAACAATGCTG is drawn from Bacillus sp. FJAT-18017 and contains these coding sequences:
- a CDS encoding DUF2294 domain-containing protein, giving the protein MNKYEAEFSNLVRSFRKKHMGKGPSKITTTFCKNWAICEMEGNLSPVEKFIASANEGKQALRSARTEMVKDMYRKNPPVEMEEFLGCNFVELFVDIDIDRDFGMSVFVFDQDIQKKFCN